Proteins encoded by one window of Bacteroidota bacterium:
- the mobC gene encoding plasmid mobilization relaxosome protein MobC, which produces MTRPVKDETEKQNTVLPPIRCTVYEKAQISQKAEQSGMTLSEYVRQMALKGKIVIKQSLVEFTYFDQLRKIGVNINQQTRQLNATGIVPEQLPRLWEKLEELMDKMLESK; this is translated from the coding sequence ATGACGCGACCTGTAAAAGACGAAACCGAGAAGCAAAACACCGTTTTGCCGCCCATCCGCTGCACGGTGTATGAGAAAGCCCAAATCAGCCAAAAGGCTGAGCAATCGGGCATGACTTTAAGCGAGTATGTCCGGCAAATGGCCCTGAAGGGCAAAATCGTAATCAAGCAAAGCCTTGTTGAGTTTACCTACTTCGACCAGCTTCGCAAAATCGGCGTGAACATCAATCAGCAGACGCGGCAGCTTAACGCGACGGGCATCGTGCCGGAGCAATTGCCCCGGCTATGGGAAAAGCTTGAAGAACTCATGGATAAAATGCTGGAGAGTAAATAA
- a CDS encoding relaxase/mobilization nuclease domain-containing protein, with the protein MVPRIARRGHSFKGAGAYYLHDKQASSNERVLWTHTVNLPTKDPEKAFRWMAHTSMNAGRLKKQAGIPSTGRKSKAGEVYSFSLAWHPEQNPDQKTMLQSALDTLNLLGLHEHEAVIIAHSDRPHPHAHVICNLVNPENGKTAVVSYDRLTLSQWAENVERNDGKILCEQRVINNQKRRERGAEGMKKLTLVKHRESRLDRAQEIQALYDQSDSSAAFKAALQDKGYTLAQGDQRGLVLVDEAGKIYSLSRQLKAQRAADMKARLSGFKNLPLAVDLAAQRQQAGKETTNKAGNDSGEHLRRLDELRDWEQKSEREKHRLKQQQEELYRRGDLLKSIWELQDQLAAKETLMDKLTGKRGQLEERLAALNANLETVDKRMAEQLSALEAEQLKTKPGYSEQREDERRAKEQDYEQRMQKYRNAKRDRDGDNDLGR; encoded by the coding sequence ATGGTTCCCAGGATTGCCAGACGCGGACACAGCTTTAAGGGCGCGGGAGCCTATTATCTGCACGATAAGCAGGCCAGCAGCAATGAGCGTGTGCTTTGGACGCATACGGTCAACCTGCCTACTAAAGACCCTGAGAAGGCCTTTCGCTGGATGGCGCATACGTCCATGAATGCAGGCCGCCTTAAAAAACAGGCAGGCATTCCCTCAACAGGACGTAAAAGCAAGGCGGGTGAAGTTTATTCATTCAGCCTTGCATGGCATCCTGAGCAAAACCCCGACCAGAAGACCATGCTTCAATCCGCGCTGGACACACTAAACCTTTTAGGTTTGCATGAACATGAAGCCGTCATTATAGCCCATAGCGACAGACCCCATCCGCACGCCCATGTTATCTGCAATCTTGTTAACCCTGAAAACGGTAAAACAGCCGTAGTCAGCTATGACCGTTTGACCCTTTCGCAATGGGCAGAGAATGTCGAGCGCAATGACGGTAAAATTCTGTGCGAGCAGCGGGTAATCAATAACCAGAAGCGGCGCGAGCGCGGCGCGGAAGGGATGAAAAAGCTGACCCTTGTGAAGCACCGGGAAAGCCGTTTAGACCGTGCGCAGGAAATACAGGCGCTCTATGACCAATCCGACAGCAGCGCAGCCTTTAAAGCAGCTTTGCAGGACAAAGGCTATACGCTCGCCCAGGGCGATCAGCGTGGCCTTGTGCTGGTGGATGAAGCAGGTAAAATTTATAGCCTTTCGCGGCAGCTAAAGGCTCAGCGGGCGGCTGATATGAAAGCCCGCTTGAGCGGCTTTAAAAATCTGCCCTTGGCCGTTGACCTTGCGGCGCAGCGTCAGCAGGCAGGTAAAGAAACTACAAACAAGGCCGGAAATGATTCCGGCGAACACTTGCGCAGGCTGGATGAGCTAAGGGATTGGGAACAAAAAAGCGAGCGTGAAAAACACCGCCTGAAACAACAGCAGGAAGAATTATACAGGCGCGGCGACCTATTAAAATCTATCTGGGAACTGCAAGACCAGCTTGCAGCAAAAGAAACCCTGATGGATAAACTCACGGGAAAACGCGGTCAGCTCGAAGAGCGGCTTGCAGCCTTAAATGCGAACCTTGAGACGGTAGATAAGCGCATGGCCGAGCAGCTTTCCGCTCTTGAAGCCGAGCAGCTTAAAACAAAGCCCGGTTATTCAGAGCAGCGGGAAGATGAACGGAGGGCAAAAGAACAGGACTACGAGCAGCGTATGCAGAAGTACAGGAATGCCAAGCGGGACAGAGACGGGGATAATGATTTAGGGCGTTAG
- a CDS encoding TraM recognition domain-containing protein, whose product MELPYGYRWLLETILCTVLALIATWIFYPTDTSLTHYFYLTGFEESLYFAARAVRYFIIVDFLFKMVELAGRHVERTENGGIVSTILYIIPVVVFILCARDLFFIGKGLVEAYNANPSSEKYAEYLFKHEWKNLLKIAGLIIALPLFIQRFPVFVVEEIQKLKEHRKFRQIFKEGRGGSARWATTPTYERFRADAYMENKKLVLGRSLFEDDMKPSVIGIDDDAHMITVGMTGSGKSTTVLLPNLATYRGSVIVFDPKGELAMKTFRCRSDENWLRQNNVNGRTSRHLRGGRAFVFDPFGETKDLPRWSYNILCEIDINSDRVRELLSAISDGCVRPEKDENIHFEEVAKYFIEGAIAHVLSWYPEEDHTMPFVFDLISGVDTSLKSSDPSLLNRLLYEMLRNDAAGGLPQQVAANILEMGDREKGSVLSTVSRSLKWAGDPAMRKHLVNSDFRFSQIGASTTVYFVLPDGLIKEQMRWLRTMISVSLGLVKNIPYKPTLPTLFIIDELPRLGGKIEAVAEGFGILRGYGIKLWAFIQDIGQLERDYPDRWTSMTANSTVQVFGVNDMNTAEWVSEMLGASNYVRKSGKDKSRHETIYPLLTPNEVMIMLGKTENRQIVKTAEGFPMRLERCSYKPLNLGKHGFLEYSKDALRGCFEDW is encoded by the coding sequence ATGGAATTACCCTATGGCTACAGGTGGCTTTTGGAAACCATCCTTTGTACAGTCCTTGCCTTGATCGCAACCTGGATTTTTTATCCGACCGATACTTCGCTCACCCATTACTTTTATTTAACAGGATTTGAAGAATCTTTGTATTTCGCTGCACGCGCCGTCCGGTATTTTATCATTGTCGATTTTCTTTTTAAAATGGTCGAGCTTGCCGGAAGGCATGTTGAGCGAACGGAAAACGGCGGAATCGTCTCAACAATTCTATATATAATTCCGGTTGTTGTATTTATCCTCTGTGCCCGGGATTTATTCTTTATCGGCAAGGGTCTTGTCGAAGCATACAATGCCAACCCATCAAGTGAAAAATATGCTGAATATCTCTTTAAACACGAATGGAAAAACCTGCTGAAAATAGCAGGGTTGATTATCGCTCTGCCATTGTTCATCCAGCGGTTTCCCGTGTTTGTTGTGGAGGAAATTCAGAAATTAAAAGAACACAGGAAATTCAGACAGATTTTCAAGGAAGGGCGCGGCGGTTCCGCCCGCTGGGCAACTACGCCGACCTATGAGCGCTTCCGGGCGGACGCATATATGGAGAACAAAAAACTCGTGCTGGGGCGTAGCTTGTTTGAAGATGATATGAAACCGAGCGTTATAGGCATAGACGACGATGCGCATATGATTACCGTCGGCATGACAGGCTCGGGCAAATCAACAACCGTGCTTTTGCCTAATCTGGCAACATATAGGGGGTCTGTGATTGTATTCGACCCCAAAGGGGAGCTTGCAATGAAGACCTTCCGCTGCCGAAGTGATGAAAACTGGCTCCGCCAAAATAATGTCAACGGGCGGACTTCTCGTCATTTAAGAGGTGGACGCGCCTTTGTATTTGATCCGTTCGGTGAAACAAAGGATTTGCCGCGCTGGTCGTATAATATTCTTTGCGAAATTGATATTAACAGCGACCGTGTGAGGGAATTGCTCTCGGCTATTTCCGATGGCTGCGTTAGACCTGAGAAGGACGAAAACATCCATTTTGAAGAAGTGGCAAAGTATTTTATCGAAGGAGCAATAGCACACGTTCTAAGCTGGTATCCTGAGGAAGACCATACAATGCCTTTCGTGTTTGACCTGATAAGCGGAGTTGATACGAGCCTTAAGAGCTCTGACCCTTCTCTGCTAAACAGGCTTTTATATGAAATGCTGCGCAATGATGCCGCAGGCGGTCTGCCGCAACAAGTTGCGGCAAATATCCTTGAAATGGGAGACCGTGAAAAAGGTTCGGTGCTTTCCACAGTATCCCGCTCATTAAAATGGGCGGGCGATCCTGCTATGCGCAAGCATCTGGTTAACTCAGACTTTCGATTTTCACAAATTGGGGCATCGACAACGGTTTATTTTGTGCTGCCGGACGGCCTTATAAAAGAGCAAATGCGTTGGCTGCGCACCATGATTTCCGTTTCGCTCGGGCTGGTTAAAAATATCCCGTACAAGCCCACCTTGCCGACTTTGTTTATAATCGATGAGCTGCCGCGGCTGGGCGGCAAGATTGAGGCAGTAGCCGAAGGCTTCGGAATCTTGCGTGGATACGGGATAAAGTTATGGGCGTTTATTCAAGATATAGGTCAACTTGAGCGGGATTATCCTGACCGCTGGACAAGCATGACGGCCAACTCAACGGTGCAGGTGTTTGGCGTGAATGATATGAATACTGCCGAATGGGTCAGTGAAATGCTAGGCGCGTCCAACTACGTCCGAAAAAGCGGAAAGGATAAAAGCAGGCATGAAACAATTTACCCTTTGCTCACGCCCAATGAGGTGATGATTATGCTGGGTAAAACTGAAAACCGCCAGATTGTAAAGACGGCGGAAGGCTTTCCGATGCGGCTGGAGCGGTGTTCCTATAAACCATTAAATTTGGGCAAGCACGGTTTTCTTGAATATTCAAAAGACGCTTTACGAGGCTGCTTTGAAGACTGGTAA
- a CDS encoding helix-turn-helix domain-containing protein — translation MNVICMDEPAFYELVETVVRRLSTEVNRKPDKWIGTEDCMKLLGISSKTTLQQIRNEGRIRFTQPQKKVILYDRDSIMTYLDKNARETF, via the coding sequence ATGAATGTCATTTGCATGGATGAACCAGCCTTCTATGAGCTGGTCGAAACGGTGGTACGCAGGCTTAGCACCGAGGTAAACCGCAAACCGGATAAATGGATAGGCACTGAAGATTGTATGAAACTTCTTGGCATATCTTCAAAGACTACGCTCCAACAGATCCGCAATGAAGGACGGATAAGATTTACCCAGCCACAGAAGAAGGTCATTCTTTATGACCGGGATTCAATCATGACTTATTTGGATAAAAACGCCCGAGAAACCTTTTAA
- a CDS encoding T9SS type A sorting domain-containing protein, whose protein sequence is MNIYTLRIARTVLSTAAFFFVTSSIAQPGFSLNGTSHNTVVGIASDKNDNIYIAGTFGGTVDFDPSSANRPIISNNTNGFLDAYVASYTHAGVLRFAFSLPIGYPEIERFGADKNGNTFLIGNFMGSVDFDPGAGEKKLHAPQPAQFLTSYDANGNLRFAHKLNGYYDPQYIIKAALFDKHGKIHLFGTFSNEADFDPGQGEYKLTPSAEGSAFVSLLDTNGVFISAYALIELSKYTAGPSAYAIDSSGIIYCAGASQGKEDFDVSGDTAFIVNEEYTKRQHFYLAKYSPAGLLQDASLIAKDVKDESLLLNPQITHLQIVNNGEVYMAGIFCDTVDFISKKGRNGKLIATADDISANMFLVRYISDSKLMTERLDHEIYNDVSDPSYAVPVSMALDEKGNAIITGVFKGHLDFTPNIDTTILRSPTINTGFVKNAFLASYRPNGTLNFAHSFTASTSSEGKGVCIGSNNRIFMTGEFKADSMDIDPSAKTYSLYTEHSVSFITGFDENGNFTQIPIEPTGIKHSETNNFRLYPNPATNVITLSLNNNLEACTVEILNLQGSVLHSTTINQSELLEINIGYLSAGLYFVRITGGQINSTQRLIVR, encoded by the coding sequence ATGAACATATATACCCTGCGCATTGCGCGAACGGTGCTAAGCACTGCTGCTTTTTTCTTTGTAACCTCTTCCATTGCCCAACCGGGATTTAGCTTAAACGGTACAAGCCATAACACTGTTGTCGGCATTGCTTCCGACAAAAACGACAATATTTATATCGCCGGAACATTCGGCGGTACGGTAGACTTTGACCCAAGCTCCGCGAACCGTCCTATCATAAGCAATAACACAAATGGTTTTTTAGATGCCTATGTAGCTTCCTACACCCATGCAGGTGTTTTGCGCTTCGCTTTTTCGCTACCGATCGGCTACCCTGAAATAGAACGTTTCGGCGCCGATAAAAACGGAAACACATTTTTAATCGGCAACTTCATGGGTTCGGTTGATTTCGACCCCGGCGCGGGGGAGAAAAAACTCCATGCCCCGCAGCCTGCCCAATTTCTGACTTCATACGATGCAAACGGCAATCTGCGCTTTGCTCATAAGCTAAACGGCTATTATGACCCTCAATACATAATTAAAGCCGCATTATTCGATAAGCATGGCAAAATCCATTTATTCGGCACATTCAGCAATGAAGCTGATTTTGATCCCGGACAGGGTGAATATAAGCTTACGCCCTCGGCAGAGGGAAGTGCGTTTGTTTCGCTCCTCGATACAAACGGCGTATTTATTTCGGCCTATGCCCTTATAGAGCTTTCCAAATACACCGCAGGCCCCAGCGCATATGCAATAGATAGCAGCGGCATTATTTACTGCGCTGGTGCAAGCCAGGGCAAAGAGGATTTTGATGTGTCGGGCGACACTGCATTTATTGTGAACGAGGAATACACCAAAAGGCAGCACTTCTATCTGGCTAAATATTCGCCCGCCGGCCTGCTTCAGGACGCTAGCCTGATAGCTAAAGATGTAAAAGATGAGAGCCTGCTATTAAACCCTCAGATTACACACTTGCAGATAGTCAATAACGGTGAAGTTTATATGGCCGGGATTTTCTGCGACACCGTGGATTTTATTAGTAAGAAGGGGCGTAACGGTAAGCTCATTGCCACTGCGGATGATATTTCGGCGAATATGTTTTTAGTACGCTATATATCAGACAGCAAACTCATGACAGAGAGGCTGGATCATGAGATATACAATGATGTATCCGACCCTTCTTATGCCGTGCCTGTCTCGATGGCTTTGGATGAAAAAGGCAATGCAATTATTACAGGCGTGTTTAAAGGTCATTTGGATTTTACGCCCAACATCGACACTACAATTTTACGTTCGCCAACTATTAATACTGGCTTTGTCAAAAATGCCTTTCTCGCTTCATACAGGCCGAATGGAACCCTGAATTTTGCACATAGCTTTACCGCCAGCACTTCAAGCGAAGGTAAAGGCGTGTGTATTGGCAGCAATAACAGAATCTTTATGACTGGTGAGTTCAAAGCAGACTCGATGGACATTGACCCCTCCGCTAAAACCTACAGCCTTTATACTGAACACAGCGTCAGCTTTATTACAGGGTTTGATGAAAACGGGAACTTTACCCAAATACCGATAGAACCGACCGGAATTAAGCATTCTGAAACTAATAATTTCCGCTTATATCCTAATCCCGCGACGAATGTAATTACGCTATCGCTGAATAATAATTTGGAAGCCTGTACAGTTGAAATCTTAAATTTACAAGGCTCTGTCCTGCACAGCACGACTATCAATCAATCTGAGCTATTGGAGATAAACATAGGTTACTTATCAGCAGGTCTATACTTCGTCCGCATTACAGGCGGACAGATAAATTCAACACAGCGACTAATAGTGCGATAG
- a CDS encoding helix-turn-helix transcriptional regulator codes for MDEKQTTEVQKIAEKVKKLRIEKGYTSYRNFADEHEIEPKQYWKLEEGKSDFRISSLIRILEIHNIKLEEFFRGL; via the coding sequence ATGGATGAAAAGCAAACCACGGAAGTACAAAAGATAGCAGAGAAGGTAAAAAAGCTGCGGATTGAAAAAGGCTATACAAGTTACCGTAATTTTGCGGACGAACACGAAATCGAGCCGAAACAGTATTGGAAGTTGGAAGAAGGGAAGTCTGATTTTAGAATAAGTAGCCTGATACGTATTCTTGAAATTCACAACATTAAGCTGGAGGAGTTTTTTCGTGGGCTGTAA
- a CDS encoding site-specific integrase gives MNTNIVISLDTRRTKKDGTFPVVMRLGHNKRTTSIPTGISVLEKDWDAKNRQVKKSYVGVSSVSRLNNIIQKKKAKAMDVIFKLNEAGQLNTMSITALRDRVEQNGASLSFFKFTAQEIEELIKAGRIGTARSFKGVSDVLSKYLKGRDLLFQEINFSFLTKFEAFHLSKGNSYNGLSVYIRAVRSLFNKAIKAGLVEKDLYPFDDYKIKSVPTQKRALDWEYIKKIIEKEIEPGELCFHARNYFLASYMMYGMNFTDMAYLKKEDIKNGRIKYRRRKTSKLYDIKLTDNLEKILLYYINQEPENEYVFPIINRATPMLQSKDIQWARKRYNKKLKELATLCEIPENLTSYVSRHSFATQAMLKEVPLNAISAMLGHSSLKTTEIYLKSLPTNVLDNYNDLVINGE, from the coding sequence GTGAATACTAACATAGTCATTTCTTTAGACACTCGCAGAACAAAAAAAGATGGTACTTTTCCGGTAGTGATGCGATTGGGTCATAACAAACGTACAACCTCTATACCCACAGGCATAAGTGTTTTGGAAAAAGACTGGGATGCAAAAAACCGTCAGGTTAAAAAATCCTATGTCGGCGTGTCATCAGTTAGCCGTTTGAATAATATCATCCAAAAGAAAAAAGCAAAGGCAATGGATGTGATATTTAAGCTTAACGAAGCTGGCCAACTCAACACCATGTCCATTACCGCTCTACGGGATAGGGTTGAACAAAATGGCGCAAGCCTGTCTTTTTTCAAGTTCACTGCCCAGGAAATTGAGGAACTGATAAAGGCAGGCAGAATTGGGACGGCACGATCCTTTAAAGGCGTTTCAGATGTGCTTAGTAAATATCTTAAAGGGCGGGATCTGCTTTTTCAGGAAATCAACTTCAGCTTTCTAACAAAATTTGAAGCGTTCCATTTGAGTAAGGGCAACTCATACAACGGCCTCTCAGTATATATCCGTGCCGTCCGCTCCTTATTCAATAAGGCTATTAAGGCCGGACTGGTTGAGAAAGATCTTTATCCTTTTGATGACTATAAAATTAAGTCAGTCCCTACGCAAAAGCGGGCGCTGGACTGGGAATACATCAAGAAAATAATTGAGAAGGAAATTGAACCGGGCGAACTGTGCTTTCATGCGCGAAACTATTTTTTAGCTAGCTATATGATGTACGGTATGAACTTTACGGATATGGCTTACCTAAAGAAGGAAGATATAAAGAACGGCAGGATAAAATATCGCCGCAGGAAAACAAGTAAGCTATACGATATAAAGCTTACCGATAACCTTGAGAAAATTCTCTTATACTATATTAATCAAGAGCCCGAAAATGAATATGTGTTTCCTATCATAAACAGGGCTACGCCCATGCTGCAAAGCAAGGATATTCAATGGGCCAGGAAGCGGTATAATAAGAAATTAAAGGAGCTGGCGACGCTGTGCGAAATACCTGAAAACTTGACCAGCTATGTAAGCCGTCATTCTTTCGCAACGCAAGCGATGCTCAAGGAAGTGCCACTCAATGCAATCAGTGCCATGCTCGGCCATTCAAGCCTGAAGACGACTGAGATTTATCTGAAAAGCCTGCCAACGAATGTTCTAGATAACTATAATGACTTAGTGATAAATGGCGAATAA
- a CDS encoding SRPBCC domain-containing protein, producing the protein MKKLEFEITINAPREKVWGLLWADASYQEWTSIFSEGSRAVTDWQTGSQVLFVNADNDGMLSMIAQNIPNEYMSIKHLGMVKNGVEDLDNEKAKEWYGAMENYTLTDVNGHTHLKVDIDITEEHEDYFKDAWPKAMNKIKEMAERA; encoded by the coding sequence ATGAAAAAGCTTGAATTTGAAATTACCATCAATGCACCGCGCGAAAAAGTTTGGGGGTTGTTATGGGCGGATGCCTCCTACCAAGAATGGACCTCGATATTTAGCGAAGGCTCAAGAGCGGTTACCGATTGGCAAACAGGCAGCCAAGTATTGTTTGTGAATGCCGATAACGATGGAATGCTCTCAATGATTGCACAAAACATTCCTAATGAATACATGTCTATAAAACACTTAGGGATGGTAAAAAACGGAGTGGAGGATTTGGACAACGAAAAAGCCAAAGAATGGTACGGGGCTATGGAAAACTATACGCTAACCGATGTAAACGGACATACACATCTTAAAGTGGATATTGACATTACCGAAGAACACGAAGACTATTTTAAAGACGCTTGGCCTAAAGCCATGAACAAAATAAAAGAAATGGCTGAAAGAGCTTAA
- a CDS encoding TetR/AcrR family transcriptional regulator: MTKAASTRLTILQKAFELVYRNGYQATSVDDIIATTKLTKGAFFYHFKSKDEMGLAMINEVMYPGMYEVLVKPLENTNNPVKDIYSMMKHLLLTAPFFDVKYGCPAVNLVEEMAPLNDKFKHALNMLLEQWQQAIKLCLTKGVEDGKIKNTTNPGFVAVYITAGYGGVRNMGKLQGTEVYKMYLKEFKNYLEGLR, translated from the coding sequence ATGACTAAGGCTGCATCAACACGGTTAACAATTTTACAAAAGGCGTTTGAGCTTGTGTATAGAAACGGGTATCAGGCTACCAGTGTTGATGACATTATTGCGACTACAAAGCTAACCAAGGGGGCTTTTTTTTATCATTTTAAAAGCAAGGACGAAATGGGGCTGGCCATGATAAATGAGGTAATGTATCCCGGCATGTATGAGGTGTTGGTGAAACCGTTGGAGAACACTAACAACCCTGTGAAGGATATTTATTCGATGATGAAACACTTGTTGTTAACGGCTCCTTTTTTTGATGTGAAATACGGATGTCCGGCTGTTAACCTTGTTGAAGAAATGGCTCCACTAAATGATAAGTTTAAGCACGCACTAAATATGTTGCTTGAACAATGGCAACAAGCAATTAAGCTGTGTTTGACAAAAGGTGTTGAGGATGGTAAAATAAAGAACACAACAAATCCCGGTTTTGTTGCTGTATACATTACTGCGGGATACGGGGGGGTCAGAAATATGGGGAAGTTGCAAGGCACCGAGGTGTATAAGATGTATTTGAAAGAGTTTAAAAATTATCTGGAAGGTTTGAGATAA
- a CDS encoding DUF3817 domain-containing protein, with protein MIQLLKTKVGRLRIIGFLEGVSLLILVFVAVPLKYAANDPSVTKFMGPVHGALFLLFVFNTLSVGVEQQWKFRDTTWKVLLACIIPLGTFYIDQKILKNIKD; from the coding sequence ATGATACAATTATTAAAAACCAAAGTTGGCCGCTTACGGATAATAGGCTTTTTAGAAGGGGTGTCTTTACTGATATTAGTATTTGTAGCTGTTCCGCTTAAGTACGCTGCGAATGATCCTTCGGTTACTAAATTTATGGGACCTGTACACGGCGCATTGTTTTTGTTGTTTGTATTTAACACATTAAGTGTGGGTGTTGAACAACAATGGAAGTTTAGGGACACCACATGGAAAGTTTTGTTGGCCTGTATTATTCCGCTGGGGACATTTTATATCGATCAAAAAATATTAAAGAACATTAAGGATTAG